The Clostridium beijerinckii genomic sequence ATTGGTGGAAAAGCTGTAGATGGTGCATTATATATCAATCACTACTACTCTGGAGACTCAGATGAAAATGTAAAGAAATTTGTTGAATCATATAAAAAGGAATATAACAAAGAACCAGATTCTTTCGCTGCTCTTTCATATGACACATCTAAAATATTAGTTAAAGCAATAGAAAAGGCCGGAAAGACAGACGGTGCTGCTATTAAAGATGCTTTGGCTTCAATGGAAATGAACAGTGTTACTGGAAACATCAAATTTGGTAGTGATAGAAGCGCTATAAAGAGTGCTGCTATTATTAAAGTTGATGGAGATAAAAAAGTTTTAGCTGATAAAGTTAATCCTTAATCATTAAAAAAGGGAGGAATATACAATGGAATTTTTACAACAAATCATTAACGGTTTAGCGTTAGGTAGCGTATATGCCCTCCTAGCATTAGGATATACAATGGTATATGGAATAATACAGTTAATAAATTTTGCTCATGGTGAGATTTATATGATAGGAGCCTTTTCAGGCTTCTATTGTGCTTCAACATTAAAATTGCCATTAATTCCAACATTATTAGTTGCTATGGCAGTTTCAGCATTATCTGGAATAATTATAGAGAAAATTGCTTATAAGCCTTTAAGAAATTCTCCAAGAATTGCTTTGCTTATTACAGCTATTGGTGTTTCTTTATTCCTACAGAATGCTATGAGATTATTAGTTGGATCTAATCCAAAACCATTTCCGGATTTAATTAATGCTGGGAGTATTAATATAGGAACTATTCAAATTGATATAAAGACAATATTAATGTTTGGAGTTTCTGCTTTTCTAGTTGTTTTACTACAATTTATTGTTTATAAAACTAAAGTTGGAAAAGCCATGAGAGCCTCTTCTCAAGATATGGAAGCAGCTTCTCTTATGGGTATAAATGTTAATAATACTATTTCTCTTACTTTTGCAATAGGTTCAGCCTTAGCTGGTATAGCTGGAGTTTTAGTTGCGATATCTTACCCTAGTATCACTCCTTATATGGGAGCTATGCCTGGACTTAAAGCTTTTGTTGCTGCAGTACTTGGTGGAATTGGAAGTATACCTGGAGCCCTTGTTGGTGGAATTGCTATAGGATTACTTGAAACTTTTGCTAAAGCTTATATTTCAACTAACTTCTCAGATGCAATAGTATTTGCAATTTTAATTATAATACTTTTAATTAAGCCTTCTGGTCTATTAGGTAAAAAGACCAATGTGAAAGTGTAGGTGTTAATTATGAAGAATTTATTTAATAAAAAAAATATTTGTATAATTGTTGGAGTTTTAATAACATATGGAGTTCTATTTGGCTTAATAAGTGCAAATGTTATTAATTCATATTACAAAGGAATTATTACTTTCGCTTTAATAAATGTTATTTTAGCCGTATCCCTAAATTTAATTGTTGGATTTACTGGTCAATTATGTTTAGGACATGCTGGATTTATGTCCATAGGTGCATATGTATCAGCTATAATAACACAAAAAGCGCATATGCCGTTTGTTGCTTCAATACTTATTGGTGCTGTGGTTGCATGTATATTAGCGGCATTAGTTGGATATCCTACACTGAAGCTTACAGGTGACTATTTTGCAATAACAACCTTAGCCTTTTGCCAAATTATCCAAATAGTAATTATGAATATTGATACAGTTGGTGGCGCACGTGGACTTACCGGCATCCCAACAAAAACAACTTTTACAGTTGCTTTCATATTCATGATAGCTAGTATAGTCATAATAAAAAATATAATTAACTCGTCCCAGGGTAGAGCAATGCTTTCTATTCGTGAAAATGAAATAGCCGCTGAATCTATGGGAATCAATGCATTAAAATACAAAATGATGGCATTTGTTATAGCTGCCTTTTTTGCAGGGCTTGCTGGTGGACTTTATGCTCACTATTCTGGATATATAAAACCAGATCTTTTCGATTTTAACAAATCAATTGACTATCTAACTTTTGTTGTATTTGGTGGTATGGGATCTTTGTCTGGATCAATTATTTCAGCTATAATGCTGACTTTCTTACCAGAGCTTTTGAGAAGTATGGGCGATTTCAGAATGGTTAT encodes the following:
- a CDS encoding branched-chain amino acid ABC transporter permease, producing MKNLFNKKNICIIVGVLITYGVLFGLISANVINSYYKGIITFALINVILAVSLNLIVGFTGQLCLGHAGFMSIGAYVSAIITQKAHMPFVASILIGAVVACILAALVGYPTLKLTGDYFAITTLAFCQIIQIVIMNIDTVGGARGLTGIPTKTTFTVAFIFMIASIVIIKNIINSSQGRAMLSIRENEIAAESMGINALKYKMMAFVIAAFFAGLAGGLYAHYSGYIKPDLFDFNKSIDYLTFVVFGGMGSLSGSIISAIMLTFLPELLRSMGDFRMVIYPLALILLMIFRPEGLFGDKEISLKIFGKLIPRKKSDDREEA
- a CDS encoding branched-chain amino acid ABC transporter permease — protein: MEFLQQIINGLALGSVYALLALGYTMVYGIIQLINFAHGEIYMIGAFSGFYCASTLKLPLIPTLLVAMAVSALSGIIIEKIAYKPLRNSPRIALLITAIGVSLFLQNAMRLLVGSNPKPFPDLINAGSINIGTIQIDIKTILMFGVSAFLVVLLQFIVYKTKVGKAMRASSQDMEAASLMGINVNNTISLTFAIGSALAGIAGVLVAISYPSITPYMGAMPGLKAFVAAVLGGIGSIPGALVGGIAIGLLETFAKAYISTNFSDAIVFAILIIILLIKPSGLLGKKTNVKV